In a genomic window of Candidatus Competibacteraceae bacterium:
- a CDS encoding PASTA domain-containing protein, which translates to MRSKIGFLCTSCLLVFMGLILSTHLAFGACTPTITAPNVAVPNVVGQTQTAAATALTGAGLTVGTVTPAGSTATDLVVTQTPAAGACALPGDAVNLTLAPPTTAPNVVGLSQAAALQAIQAAGLTATVTTAASFAVPAGTVISQNPTAGLNVFPGSAIAIVVSSGSGLDATVPEVVGLSQSAAVSAIQTAGLTVTVTTETSTTVPAGTVIKQDPVGGIKVKPGSPVAIVVSAGFTPTAVPDVVGQPLASAQTAITGAGLTLGTVTLSASDSVPAGTVLSQNPSGGSQAAPASPVNLTVSSGPTAPPSPPPVTPGDIPVPDVKGLQKTAATAAIHNSGLIVGAIIQKYDATVPAGTVIDQSPAAGTLVAAGVVVSLTVSLGPAGVVTIPDVKGLLEDAAKAILLNAGFTIGNVQRQPDPTTAPGLAIGTDPAAGQQAQLGSAVNLIVSDGLSQPQQCAVPDVVNQTVEDAREILFATCLSGIGSVTLQSSAVPAGKVAAQFPAAGTLIGYNTTVNLVVSSGAQPPVATPKVVGMTLADATVVLNSTGLTVGAVSRQTSNTVEKDRIISQNPFMTALAPVGWPVNLVVSLGPVPDDPSARPQAQVPDIHGLTLAAATAKIVKAGLRVGLVANERHQDVPAGQVTRQNPAPDTVLPVNGRVNLMISFGPYAYTLLSGPAYITNYAGGTVSILNPATDKLVDNIPAGIGASGPSGIAVHPDGTKLFVVNRPQFGRNAGSVTVMDLTERRVIGAIPVGAAPLGIAVGPTGERVFVANEGSFSLSIIDTATNQPFTDLNVPRLAANSFPRGVATHPNPLRPLVYVTNRTVNSFSDDATNPYVDQCDALVARPPVNVNPDQCVGSLSIFDADLKMQVGSVAVGSAPEGVAVHPDGMLVYVANSGDRTISVVDTVFNRVIGVITLDEFGGAPQPLVPRGIAVSPDGNRLYVTDGAGNRLFVIDTTANHAVVGVVPVGKKPYGVAVSQDSKRVYVANTDDNTVSVIDGRSNAVMTTVSVGLGPWAFGQFVGPLVGVEKPTFDPPGGSFQRSVKVTIKTATPDASIRYTTDGSIPTSSNGTLINNGQTIELTPPTPQSGGTFVIKAVAFKDTWADSDVAEATYSINKFSGNPP; encoded by the coding sequence ATGAGATCAAAAATCGGATTCCTGTGCACGTCGTGCCTGCTGGTTTTTATGGGATTGATCCTATCGACCCATCTGGCGTTCGGCGCTTGCACTCCTACCATCACCGCTCCGAACGTCGCCGTACCGAATGTCGTCGGACAGACGCAGACCGCCGCTGCCACCGCTCTAACAGGTGCTGGTCTGACTGTCGGCACGGTAACTCCGGCCGGCAGCACCGCCACGGATCTCGTGGTCACTCAAACCCCCGCAGCCGGCGCGTGCGCCTTGCCGGGTGATGCCGTCAACCTGACGCTGGCTCCTCCCACCACCGCGCCCAACGTGGTCGGGCTCAGCCAAGCCGCCGCGCTACAAGCGATTCAGGCGGCGGGCCTGACCGCCACCGTGACCACCGCGGCCAGCTTCGCCGTACCGGCCGGCACCGTCATCAGCCAAAACCCTACGGCCGGGCTTAATGTCTTTCCCGGCAGCGCCATCGCCATCGTGGTGTCTTCCGGCTCAGGTTTGGACGCCACGGTTCCGGAGGTCGTTGGCCTCTCGCAAAGCGCCGCCGTTTCCGCCATCCAGACCGCCGGCCTCACCGTCACCGTAACCACCGAAACCAGCACCACCGTTCCGGCGGGCACCGTCATCAAACAAGATCCGGTGGGAGGCATCAAAGTCAAGCCGGGCAGCCCGGTCGCCATCGTAGTATCCGCGGGCTTCACTCCAACCGCGGTGCCCGATGTCGTCGGTCAGCCGCTCGCCAGCGCTCAAACCGCGATAACCGGCGCCGGCCTGACGCTTGGGACCGTGACCTTGTCCGCCAGCGATAGCGTTCCCGCCGGAACCGTTCTATCTCAAAATCCCAGCGGCGGCTCGCAAGCTGCGCCTGCTTCCCCTGTCAATCTGACTGTCTCCTCCGGGCCTACCGCACCGCCCTCGCCTCCGCCGGTAACACCTGGCGATATTCCCGTGCCAGACGTCAAGGGCCTTCAAAAAACCGCCGCCACCGCCGCCATTCACAACAGTGGCCTGATCGTCGGGGCGATCATTCAGAAATATGACGCCACGGTACCTGCCGGTACGGTCATCGACCAAAGTCCGGCCGCCGGCACCTTGGTGGCTGCCGGCGTGGTCGTCAGCCTGACGGTGTCCCTGGGTCCGGCTGGCGTGGTCACCATTCCCGATGTCAAAGGATTGCTGGAAGACGCCGCAAAAGCCATTCTGCTCAATGCCGGTTTCACTATCGGCAACGTCCAGAGACAACCTGATCCAACCACGGCGCCCGGCCTCGCCATCGGCACTGATCCAGCAGCCGGCCAGCAAGCCCAACTGGGTTCGGCGGTCAACCTGATCGTATCCGATGGCTTGTCTCAGCCCCAGCAGTGCGCCGTACCGGATGTCGTCAATCAAACGGTCGAAGACGCCCGTGAAATCCTGTTTGCAACGTGCCTGTCCGGAATTGGTTCCGTAACCTTACAAAGCTCCGCTGTTCCGGCCGGAAAAGTGGCGGCCCAATTCCCGGCCGCCGGCACCCTGATCGGCTATAACACCACGGTCAACTTGGTCGTGTCTTCCGGCGCGCAGCCGCCCGTGGCCACTCCGAAGGTGGTCGGGATGACGCTGGCTGACGCGACTGTCGTACTCAATAGCACCGGTCTGACCGTGGGTGCGGTCTCCCGCCAGACCAGCAATACCGTTGAGAAAGACCGCATCATCAGCCAGAACCCCTTCATGACCGCACTCGCCCCGGTGGGCTGGCCGGTCAATTTGGTGGTCTCGCTGGGTCCGGTGCCGGACGATCCGAGCGCCCGCCCGCAAGCGCAGGTTCCGGATATTCATGGTCTGACGCTCGCCGCAGCCACCGCGAAGATCGTCAAAGCGGGTTTGCGGGTAGGCTTGGTCGCCAACGAGCGCCATCAAGACGTCCCCGCCGGGCAGGTGACCCGTCAAAATCCGGCACCCGATACCGTGTTACCGGTCAACGGCCGGGTCAATCTGATGATCTCCTTCGGTCCTTATGCGTACACCCTGCTGAGCGGACCGGCGTACATCACCAATTACGCGGGCGGCACGGTTTCCATCCTGAACCCGGCAACCGACAAGCTTGTCGATAATATCCCGGCGGGTATCGGCGCTAGCGGACCTAGCGGAATCGCCGTTCACCCGGATGGAACCAAGCTCTTCGTGGTCAACCGCCCTCAATTCGGGCGGAACGCGGGTTCGGTCACGGTCATGGATCTGACCGAACGGCGGGTGATCGGCGCCATTCCAGTCGGCGCGGCGCCGTTGGGCATCGCGGTCGGCCCCACCGGCGAGCGGGTATTCGTCGCCAACGAAGGCAGCTTCAGCCTTTCGATCATCGACACCGCCACCAATCAGCCGTTTACCGATCTTAACGTGCCCAGGTTGGCGGCAAACTCCTTCCCGCGCGGCGTGGCGACGCATCCGAATCCGCTACGGCCGCTGGTGTATGTCACCAACCGCACGGTCAACTCGTTTTCGGACGACGCCACCAATCCTTATGTCGACCAATGCGACGCGTTGGTGGCGCGCCCGCCGGTGAACGTCAATCCCGACCAATGCGTTGGCTCGCTGTCGATCTTCGATGCGGATCTGAAGATGCAGGTCGGTTCGGTGGCGGTCGGCTCGGCGCCGGAGGGTGTCGCCGTCCATCCCGATGGCATGTTGGTCTACGTCGCCAATTCCGGTGATCGAACGATTTCGGTCGTGGATACGGTGTTCAACCGGGTGATCGGCGTGATCACGCTCGATGAGTTCGGCGGCGCGCCGCAGCCTTTGGTGCCGCGCGGTATAGCCGTCAGCCCGGACGGTAACCGGCTCTATGTCACCGACGGCGCGGGCAACCGCTTGTTCGTGATCGACACTACGGCCAATCACGCGGTGGTCGGCGTCGTGCCGGTCGGCAAGAAGCCCTACGGCGTCGCGGTTAGCCAAGACAGCAAACGGGTCTATGTCGCCAATACCGATGACAATACGGTTTCCGTGATCGACGGTCGCAGCAATGCGGTGATGACTACGGTATCGGTAGGATTGGGGCCGTGGGCTTTCGGTCAGTTCGTTGGCCCGCTGGTGGGGGTCGAGAAACCCACCTTCGATCCACCGGGTGGCTCATTTCAAAGATCGGTGAAGGTCACGATTAAGACGGCCACGCCGGATGCCTCCATCCGTTACACCACCGATGGCAGCATTCCGACCTCTAGCAATGGAACGCTGATCAACAATGGACAAACCATCGAACTGACCCCACCGACCCCGCAAAGTGGCGGAACCTTTGTTATAAAGGCGGTCGCTTTTAAGGATACGTGGGCTGATTCGGACGTGGCGGAAGCCACGTACTCGATCAATAAGTTCTCCGGGAATCCTCCCTGA
- a CDS encoding type IV pilus secretin PilQ, whose translation MSEGQHDRRSDGGWPLGWLPLIVLILGLILMGGWTPLAIAADPPVGQSILQAVDISPLAGNRLQLRFRLSGPPAKPPSSFTINEPARIVLDFLDTRNGLSTRQQTINVGVADRISVLEGSDRTRASLNLARLVPYNVQVQGNAVVLTLDNAGTAAAKTPAATPGASVAAAAASRKAVQPVAAPVSAAPRNISDVSFRRGPGGQGVVTVKLSNSAIPVDVRQEGTQIVADFQGASLPGGQQRRLDVTDFATPVTTVEAVNRGSNARLSIQPSPPFEYLAYQANDLYVIEVRPPQKTPEQEEKEAQLDPSKKKYKGDLLSLNFQDIEVRAILQILADFTGLNIVVSDSVKGNLTLRLQNVPWDQALDIILRTKGLAMRQNGNVVFIAPTEEVAAREKLDLESRKTVEELIPLRTEIIQINYAKAADLKNLLKTAGEKGQAQSILSPRGDVAVDERTNTLIIKDVPDKIAEVRVLVSKLDIPARQVLIDSRVVIASNDFSRDLGARFGVTGVRKTGSGVNAVSGTSTGTDTIVNSAVNNLIATGQPFPAQIPGLGQRLGVNLPAAGPSLAFAILGADYLVDLELSALQAEGQGEVVSNPKVVTADLKKATVLQGRQIPYATVSQDGTKVEFKDAFLKLEVTPQITPDDRIKMDLKVSKDEQGVNVATSTGTQPTIDKRELETQVMVNNGETVVLGGVFEQTKNDNVSKVPLLGDVPLLGYLFRNTNKTNTKRELLIFVTPQILKNGTVAER comes from the coding sequence ATGAGCGAAGGCCAACATGACCGGCGGTCGGATGGCGGGTGGCCGCTAGGGTGGCTGCCGCTAATAGTCCTGATTTTGGGGTTAATCCTGATGGGAGGATGGACTCCGCTGGCGATTGCCGCCGATCCGCCCGTGGGGCAATCAATATTACAAGCGGTGGATATCAGCCCGCTAGCCGGAAACCGCCTGCAACTCCGGTTCCGGTTGTCGGGGCCGCCAGCCAAGCCGCCAAGCAGTTTCACCATCAACGAACCTGCCCGGATCGTCTTGGATTTTCTGGATACGCGCAACGGGCTCAGTACGCGCCAGCAGACTATCAATGTAGGAGTCGCTGACAGGATCAGCGTGCTGGAAGGCTCCGACCGAACCCGAGCTTCGTTGAATCTGGCGCGCTTGGTGCCGTACAACGTTCAGGTGCAGGGCAACGCCGTGGTATTGACCTTGGATAATGCCGGAACGGCCGCCGCCAAGACGCCGGCGGCGACTCCAGGGGCCTCGGTCGCGGCGGCGGCGGCCTCGCGCAAGGCGGTCCAGCCGGTTGCAGCCCCGGTCAGCGCGGCGCCGCGTAATATTAGCGATGTCAGTTTCCGACGCGGGCCGGGCGGTCAGGGCGTGGTGACGGTCAAACTGTCCAATTCCGCCATTCCGGTCGATGTCAGGCAGGAAGGCACGCAGATTGTCGCTGATTTTCAAGGCGCTTCGTTACCTGGCGGCCAGCAGCGGCGCTTGGACGTGACCGATTTTGCAACGCCGGTCACGACTGTTGAGGCAGTCAATCGCGGCAGTAACGCTCGGCTGAGCATTCAACCCAGTCCACCCTTTGAATATTTGGCCTATCAGGCCAACGATCTTTACGTGATCGAGGTGCGTCCGCCGCAGAAAACGCCCGAACAGGAAGAAAAGGAGGCCCAACTCGATCCTTCCAAGAAAAAATATAAGGGTGATTTGCTGTCGTTGAACTTCCAAGATATCGAAGTGCGGGCGATCCTACAGATTCTGGCGGACTTTACCGGCTTGAACATCGTGGTCAGTGACAGCGTCAAAGGCAACCTGACGTTGCGCCTGCAAAATGTACCCTGGGATCAGGCGTTGGACATCATCCTGCGCACCAAGGGGTTGGCCATGCGCCAAAACGGCAATGTCGTCTTCATCGCGCCCACCGAGGAAGTCGCGGCGCGTGAAAAACTGGATCTAGAGTCACGCAAGACGGTGGAGGAATTGATCCCGCTGCGCACCGAAATTATCCAGATCAATTATGCCAAGGCGGCGGATCTAAAGAATCTTTTGAAAACCGCTGGAGAGAAAGGCCAAGCTCAAAGCATATTATCGCCGCGTGGTGATGTTGCGGTGGACGAACGAACTAATACCTTGATCATCAAGGATGTCCCCGACAAGATTGCCGAAGTCCGCGTCTTGGTGTCCAAGCTCGACATCCCGGCCCGCCAAGTGTTGATTGACTCACGGGTGGTGATCGCTAGCAACGACTTTAGCCGAGATTTGGGTGCGCGGTTTGGAGTGACGGGTGTCAGGAAGACCGGGAGCGGTGTCAACGCAGTGAGCGGCACTTCGACGGGTACCGATACTATTGTGAATAGTGCGGTCAATAATTTGATTGCAACCGGTCAACCGTTCCCAGCGCAGATTCCGGGCCTTGGCCAACGTTTGGGGGTAAATTTGCCGGCGGCAGGCCCTAGTTTGGCCTTTGCGATTTTGGGAGCCGATTACCTGGTTGATCTGGAGTTGTCCGCCTTGCAGGCGGAAGGTCAAGGTGAGGTGGTTTCCAATCCAAAAGTGGTGACGGCGGATTTGAAAAAAGCCACTGTTCTGCAAGGGCGGCAGATTCCTTATGCGACAGTGAGCCAGGATGGGACCAAGGTCGAATTCAAGGATGCGTTTCTGAAATTGGAAGTAACACCCCAAATCACCCCGGATGATCGCATCAAGATGGACCTCAAGGTTTCGAAGGACGAACAGGGCGTCAATGTCGCGACCTCGACGGGAACGCAGCCGACCATTGACAAACGCGAGCTCGAAACCCAAGTGATGGTGAATAACGGTGAAACCGTGGTGTTGGGAGGCGTTTTCGAGCAGACCAAGAATGATAATGTCAGCAAGGTCCCGCTGTTAGGCGACGTACCGCTTTTAGGGTATTTGTTCCGCAATACCAATAAAACGAATACCAAGCGCGAGTTGCTTATTTTTGTAACGCCGCAGATCCTGAAAAACGGTACCGTTGCCGAGCGTTGA
- a CDS encoding pilus assembly protein PilP codes for MNIDSQPGCIAASVRERVLLVAALVTLVGCAQQDLTEVQQFVENTKRSTPIKKPDPPPEIKPYTPFAYTAQGVKDPFLVAPFAQEEELEMTREAAAVQSANYTGVRPDPNRVREELEKYSLGSLKMMGTFRIGGNMGLWALVLAPDGVVHRVQKNNYLGTNHGKILNITEQRVDLKEIVPDGPGRWQERDAFLSLTQ; via the coding sequence ATGAATATCGATTCTCAACCGGGCTGCATCGCCGCATCCGTTCGGGAGAGGGTGTTGCTGGTGGCGGCGCTCGTCACGCTGGTTGGTTGCGCGCAGCAGGATTTGACCGAGGTGCAGCAGTTTGTGGAGAACACCAAGCGCAGCACGCCGATCAAGAAGCCTGATCCACCGCCGGAGATCAAGCCCTACACGCCTTTTGCCTATACGGCTCAGGGGGTCAAGGACCCATTCCTGGTGGCGCCGTTCGCGCAGGAAGAAGAGCTGGAGATGACCCGGGAAGCAGCGGCGGTGCAGAGCGCCAATTACACCGGCGTCCGGCCCGATCCAAACCGGGTGCGGGAGGAACTCGAAAAATATTCCCTGGGTTCTCTCAAGATGATGGGGACTTTTCGGATAGGGGGTAACATGGGATTGTGGGCGTTGGTGTTGGCTCCGGACGGCGTCGTGCATCGAGTTCAGAAAAATAATTACTTGGGCACCAACCACGGCAAGATTCTCAATATTACGGAGCAGCGGGTTGATCTGAAGGAGATCGTTCCGGATGGGCCCGGACGCTGGCAGGAACGGGATGCGTTCCTGTCGCTTACCCAATGA
- a CDS encoding type 4a pilus biogenesis protein PilO, protein MRLSEINLNDFDLREAGDWPLAGKVVLAILVIAAVLGAGYYFFTSDQLAELERVTNEEQQLRQDFIEKQRVAANLESFRAQLKQMEADLQVMLGQLPTGTEMPELLENISNTGKKNGLEFELFKPEAEQPKDFYAAKPITIKARGSYHQFGAFVSGVAALPRIVTLENSTLVRAAPVSAKGTKTGKGDNAGQVDIQATLQTYRYMEEGGTPSAAGQQKGQGAVKK, encoded by the coding sequence ATGAGGCTATCCGAGATCAACCTCAATGATTTCGATCTTCGAGAGGCGGGCGATTGGCCACTGGCGGGCAAGGTGGTGCTCGCGATTCTGGTTATTGCTGCCGTGCTGGGCGCCGGTTATTACTTTTTTACCAGCGACCAACTGGCCGAATTGGAGCGAGTGACCAACGAAGAGCAGCAACTGCGGCAAGATTTTATCGAAAAACAGCGGGTGGCCGCCAATCTTGAATCGTTTCGGGCGCAGCTGAAACAGATGGAGGCGGATTTGCAGGTCATGTTGGGGCAATTGCCGACCGGGACCGAAATGCCTGAGTTGCTGGAGAACATCTCCAATACCGGCAAGAAAAATGGCTTGGAATTTGAGTTGTTCAAACCGGAGGCCGAACAGCCCAAGGATTTTTACGCCGCCAAACCGATCACCATCAAAGCGCGGGGCAGCTACCATCAGTTCGGCGCTTTCGTCAGCGGGGTGGCGGCTTTGCCCCGAATCGTGACTTTGGAGAACTCGACGTTGGTTCGTGCTGCCCCCGTCAGCGCCAAGGGAACAAAAACGGGCAAAGGAGACAATGCCGGACAGGTCGACATCCAGGCCACCTTGCAAACTTATCGATATATGGAAGAGGGCGGTACTCCGTCTGCGGCCGGGCAGCAGAAAGGACAGGGGGCTGTTAAGAAATGA
- a CDS encoding PilN domain-containing protein, with protein sequence MLAAAALGAIGLVFAAYVEVNHRIEYQQERNNYLRGEIARLKKAAEELQELQKTKNRLVERLNVIQKLQTSRPGMVRMLDELVRLIPQDIFLTGFKTAANQVTLNGIARSDNIISDFMKSLRGANLFGEPVLQVIETRNVNSVQTRVFELIVPLKLEANQAEGRGKT encoded by the coding sequence ATGCTGGCCGCCGCGGCGCTGGGTGCGATAGGTCTCGTATTCGCGGCCTACGTTGAAGTCAACCATCGCATCGAGTATCAGCAAGAACGCAATAATTACCTGCGCGGCGAGATCGCCCGGCTCAAAAAAGCAGCTGAAGAGTTGCAGGAGTTACAAAAAACCAAGAACCGGCTGGTGGAGCGTCTTAACGTCATCCAGAAATTACAGACCAGCCGTCCCGGCATGGTACGGATGTTGGATGAGCTGGTGCGATTGATCCCGCAAGACATTTTTTTGACGGGATTCAAGACGGCCGCCAATCAAGTCACGCTCAATGGTATCGCCCGGTCCGACAACATCATATCCGATTTTATGAAAAGCCTGCGGGGCGCCAATCTTTTTGGTGAACCGGTGCTGCAAGTGATCGAAACCCGCAACGTGAACAGCGTGCAGACACGGGTATTCGAGCTGATCGTCCCGCTCAAGCTGGAGGCGAATCAAGCAGAAGGGAGAGGTAAAACATGA
- a CDS encoding pilus assembly protein PilM, with the protein MHKLALFTRKEPILGIDISPSAVKLIELSRSGQRFRVEAFAIEPLGEGMMEDRNLTDPTEVGEAIKRAWRRSGTRLRRAAVAVPTSSVITRAVPMPAEFKESDIEANMPIEASQYIPYPIEEVYLDFEVKGPSQANSEMQDVMLVASRRENVDTREAALKEAGLVPEVVDVEVYALENMFRLLADTLPKAESGSGSISLAKGRDGLTALVDIGAAMTNLYILQQDRVIFTREQGFGCDQLTLRIAEFYGLPREQAEHMKRSGQGADDLAMAVLDPFKQMLAEQIGHGLQFFFSSDQYVSGRYNVDTIVLVGGGAMIMGLDRVVADVLGIATVVANPFKNMGSAVRVNSGALLRDAPLLAIAGGLALRSFD; encoded by the coding sequence ATGCATAAATTGGCTCTGTTCACGCGTAAAGAACCCATTTTGGGCATCGATATCAGTCCCTCAGCGGTCAAGCTGATCGAACTGAGCCGTTCCGGGCAGCGGTTTCGGGTCGAGGCCTTCGCGATCGAACCGCTTGGTGAAGGGATGATGGAAGACCGTAATTTGACCGATCCCACTGAGGTCGGCGAAGCGATCAAGCGCGCGTGGCGCAGATCCGGCACTCGGCTGCGACGGGCCGCGGTCGCCGTGCCAACCTCCAGCGTCATCACCCGCGCCGTACCGATGCCGGCGGAGTTTAAAGAGAGCGACATCGAAGCCAATATGCCAATCGAGGCCTCTCAGTATATTCCGTATCCGATCGAAGAGGTTTACCTGGATTTTGAAGTAAAAGGACCTTCTCAGGCCAACAGCGAGATGCAGGATGTCATGCTGGTGGCTTCCCGCCGAGAAAACGTCGACACTCGGGAGGCCGCTCTTAAAGAAGCGGGCTTGGTTCCAGAGGTCGTGGATGTGGAAGTGTACGCTCTGGAAAATATGTTTCGCTTGCTCGCGGATACGCTCCCCAAGGCCGAAAGCGGAAGCGGATCGATCAGTTTGGCCAAGGGGCGGGACGGGTTGACCGCTCTGGTCGATATCGGCGCGGCAATGACCAATCTGTACATCCTGCAACAGGACCGGGTCATTTTTACCCGCGAGCAGGGGTTCGGTTGCGATCAGCTCACGCTGCGGATCGCCGAATTCTACGGACTGCCCCGCGAGCAGGCCGAGCACATGAAACGCTCCGGACAAGGCGCCGATGATTTGGCCATGGCGGTGTTGGATCCGTTCAAGCAAATGCTGGCCGAGCAGATCGGGCACGGCTTGCAATTCTTTTTTTCCTCCGACCAGTATGTCTCCGGCCGCTATAATGTGGATACTATTGTTCTGGTAGGCGGAGGTGCCATGATCATGGGATTGGATCGGGTGGTTGCGGACGTTTTAGGCATCGCCACGGTGGTCGCCAATCCGTTCAAGAACATGGGCAGCGCCGTCAGGGTCAACAGCGGCGCCTTGCTGCGCGATGCGCCGCTGCTGGCGATTGCGGGAGGGTTGGCCCTGAGGAGCTTCGACTGA
- a CDS encoding DUF1289 domain-containing protein codes for MTDSPASLSDPPSPCVGVCAINPQTQLCDGCLRTLDEISAWWDYNPTQKQAVLTDVENRLQRLMDGTFFD; via the coding sequence ATGACCGACAGCCCTGCTTCCCTCAGCGATCCACCCTCTCCCTGCGTCGGCGTCTGTGCGATCAATCCCCAAACTCAATTATGCGACGGCTGTCTTCGTACCTTGGACGAAATTAGTGCTTGGTGGGATTACAACCCCACGCAAAAACAAGCCGTCCTGACCGATGTGGAAAACCGCTTGCAGCGCCTCATGGATGGTACTTTCTTCGACTGA
- a CDS encoding DUF2889 domain-containing protein, which yields MPLSEPASRHLLHNRTVQCWGYRRADGLWDIEGRMVDTKTYAFPNEDRGGTLEPGDALHDMWIRLTVDSQFRIHDIEARTDGSPFSLCPAITDRYRQLIGVRIGPGWSLKLRELFAGINGCTHMTELLGPVATTMFQTLYGKRYDEEDVKAPEQRSAPPVLNTCHALASTSPVVKKRWPRDYTGSNDHSDVRNRPLLDDCIT from the coding sequence ATGCCGCTTTCAGAGCCCGCGTCTCGCCATTTGCTTCACAACCGCACCGTTCAGTGTTGGGGCTATCGCCGCGCAGATGGTCTGTGGGATATCGAGGGGCGGATGGTCGATACGAAAACCTATGCGTTTCCCAACGAAGACCGGGGAGGGACGCTGGAACCCGGCGATGCGCTGCATGACATGTGGATACGCCTGACCGTGGACAGCCAGTTCCGCATTCACGACATCGAAGCGCGCACCGACGGTTCACCCTTCTCGCTTTGTCCCGCGATCACCGACCGTTACCGCCAGCTGATCGGGGTCCGCATCGGACCGGGCTGGTCGCTCAAACTGCGAGAATTGTTCGCCGGGATCAATGGTTGCACGCACATGACCGAATTATTGGGTCCTGTCGCCACCACCATGTTCCAAACCCTCTACGGCAAACGCTACGATGAGGAAGACGTCAAAGCGCCGGAACAACGCTCGGCTCCGCCCGTTCTGAACACCTGTCACGCCCTGGCCAGCACCAGCCCGGTCGTCAAAAAGCGTTGGCCGCGCGACTATACCGGCTCAAACGATCACAGCGATGTCAGAAACCGGCCGCTGTTGGATGATTGCATCACCTGA
- a CDS encoding NAD(P)-dependent glycerol-3-phosphate dehydrogenase produces the protein MNAAAPVTVLGAGSWGTALGLLLARNGHAVRLWGHDPAEVAALCGDRENRRYLPGVPFPAALHAGSDLAEAVAGSALALVAVPSHAYGETLARLRVHLSPRISLAWATKGLEPGSGRFLHQVAAELLGQAWPTAVISGPSFAREVALGLPTAVTVAARDTAHARRVAAWLHGSNLRAYTSTDVIGVELGGAIKNVLAIAAGIADGLGFGANARAALITRGLAEMARLGLAAGGQRETFMGLAGIGDLVLTCTDDQSRNRRFGLALGRGEKAETAFAAIGQVVEGAATVREALRLARHYRVDMPIAEQVDRVLHHGQNPRRAVESLLARDPKPEIL, from the coding sequence ATGAACGCCGCCGCGCCGGTCACCGTGCTGGGTGCGGGCTCCTGGGGTACGGCCTTAGGGTTATTGCTGGCGCGCAACGGGCATGCGGTTCGTTTGTGGGGGCATGATCCCGCTGAAGTCGCCGCGCTGTGCGGCGACCGGGAAAACCGCCGTTACCTGCCGGGTGTTCCGTTTCCTGCCGCGCTGCATGCGGGGTCGGATCTGGCTGAGGCAGTGGCTGGGTCAGCACTGGCGTTAGTGGCGGTGCCTAGCCACGCTTACGGCGAAACGCTGGCTCGGCTGCGCGTGCATTTGTCGCCTCGTATCAGTCTGGCTTGGGCGACTAAAGGCTTGGAGCCGGGTAGCGGTCGGTTCCTGCACCAGGTGGCGGCGGAGCTCCTGGGGCAAGCTTGGCCGACGGCGGTCATCTCCGGTCCCAGTTTCGCCCGCGAAGTCGCGCTGGGTCTGCCGACCGCGGTGACGGTCGCCGCGCGAGATACCGCGCACGCGCGCCGGGTGGCGGCTTGGTTGCACGGCTCCAATTTGCGCGCCTATACCAGCACCGATGTCATCGGCGTGGAGTTGGGCGGGGCGATCAAGAATGTTTTGGCGATCGCCGCCGGCATCGCCGACGGTTTGGGGTTTGGGGCCAACGCCCGAGCGGCGCTTATCACCCGTGGGCTGGCGGAGATGGCGCGACTTGGCTTGGCGGCGGGAGGGCAACGCGAAACCTTCATGGGGCTGGCCGGCATCGGCGATCTGGTGCTGACCTGTACCGACGACCAATCGCGCAACCGTCGCTTCGGGCTGGCGCTCGGGCGAGGCGAGAAGGCTGAGACGGCGTTCGCCGCCATCGGTCAAGTGGTGGAAGGCGCGGCCACGGTGCGGGAGGCGTTGCGGCTGGCCCGGCACTACCGAGTCGATATGCCGATTGCCGAACAAGTCGATCGGGTGCTGCACCACGGTCAAAACCCCCGGCGAGCGGTGGAAAGCCTGCTGGCTCGCGATCCGAAGCCGGAGATTCTTTAG